The sequence TTCCCAGTGAACTATTTAAAAGgacagggagttctcccagtaccATGGCCAACATGCctccctcaatcaataccaccaGGAAGAGAGATTCACTGGTCACTGATGTAATTTGCTTTCTGCAGGGTATTAATGCATTATATTTGCCTACTTCTAAGTGCTTTGGTATGGGTAACATGTTTATATAAATACAAACAATCTCAAAGTACCTTTAGTCCTGTGACATGTGCGATCATGTATGTCAGCAATGAGTAGCTGGCAATATTGAATGGGACACCAAGGCCCATATCGCCTGACCTTTGATACAGCTGACAGGACAGCTCTCCATTGACCACATAGAACTGGCACAGAGCATGGCAGGGAGGTAGAGCCATCTGAGGAAGATCTGGAGAAACAATGAGGAGGATCAGGAAAGAATGCAACAGCTATTtatagtaaaaaaaaaacacagctggAATTTGCTTTATTACACTGAAATGATATACAAGGCTTGTACATTCACTGAAATTCAAACTAGTATCTGGCTCTCAGTGTTAAGTGTTCTAATAAACTCCATATAGCTTTGTTGCCATGTTTCCAGACTGCTTGACGAGATGACATGTTGCAATTTCATTCAGTTAGCGGAGCTAAGGATAAAAGCTTTATCTTGCCACTAACATACCATTTTATTGATTGCATATAGTGACATTAACAAAACCATAAAAACTTCAACACCAAAAGGCTGCCAGTTAAGTATAGATCACATTTACGCATCTACTAGCTCCAATCAGGGGCTATATCACCGACACTTTCATATTTTTCTTCAAGCATTTAACCAATTTCCTCTTCAATGCTTTGGTTGCCTTTGCTTCAATAACCACTTATGTACATGTTCAAGCTCACTTGCTCAATAGTTTTGAACTGTAGTTTGTAAAATTTGCCATTTCCTCCAAACATATTTTTAGCTTTACATTCTTTTACAAGGCTTGCACATAATCAAATCCTCTTCATCCTTTGCTGTCCCCACCACCAACCCAAAAAAAGAGAGGTCGTGTGTATGGAAAATCTATACAAAGTCCTACACAAACAGGTAACCCATATCATATGTTAAGTACGGTTTATCTTCCCAGTCTTTGTAAATGAATTAAACTAGCTACTCtttaatgtttcctaatttcattttctATTTTTTGCCCATTTGGTCCCCAAATCTGCTGCTGAGGTACAGTTTCACAGGTACCGATGACCCTTTGATAATCTCAACTGACTACTGACTCTTCAGCTGTGAGCCTGGACACTAGGTGTCAGCGATCCATTTGAatagggggcgggggtggggggaatggtggAGGAAGAACACTGCAATCAAAGCTGGCCCCATTCTTACTAGACAGCCAAACCTATGCACTTTCCAGCAGTCGTCACCATATTATAATTATGAGTGAGAACGTTGACCCATTTTCCCCTCTTTAATGACAGGATGCTGAGGTCAATAGTAATAGCCCACTACCATCCCAGCTGAAACTGGCTAATTTAGACTATGGATCAAACCTGGGGCTATCTACCATATACAGCTCAGCGACACAATTGCCTTCACCAACTGACCCCTTGGAGGCTCCAACTTCACTTAGCTTCTCAGCTTGTGTCTCTTTTTTTACCTTTAGGGTTCCAAGCGCACATAATGATTCTACGATCCTCTGGGTTGTTTTTGATGGTATCAATTACATTCTGAAGCTGATCAACTCCTTGACCAGAGTAATCTACAATCATAAAGCAAGTAAATTAATAAAAGAAAATAATTCCTCCAAAACAGTTAACCAGTTTAGGCTAGTTTTAGATTTCTCAATTTGATCCCAAAAGAAAGACCAATACACTAAAAACCTAAAATTAATTCTTTGAGATGTGGTATTGTACTGCAATATTTCCTAACCTGTATACATGTCCTTATATTCAGCCCCAAAGTGCCTCCACTGGAAGCCATAAACAGGCCCCAAATCACCCTGCTCTCGGTATGCGAATCCTTGTTTGTCCAGAAAGTCTCGCGATCCATTGGCATCCCAAATTCTAACTCCTTTTTCGGACAACTCATTAGAATTGGTTGAGCCCTGAAATAAAATTGAAAATAAAGAATGCCAAAAAAGTGAAACTCCAGGaatatttatttttttaactagggcATTAAAGTCACTCCTCTGAGACAGCTTTCCAGTACCTTATCCAACTGGCCATTCTGCAGATGAGAGCCTGCAGTGCAAATGCCATCTGGTATCCAAACCGGAGGGCTACCAAGCAATTCCAAATCATGCTTTCAGTTAACCCCCAAACACATGCACTTCCCAACAGTGAACACTGGAAAGTGAGCAGCAGCAGGAATTCTGGTCACTTTCTAATTCCCAGCCAAGATTATAGCACTAAACTATATAGGCTGGAAGGTCTAATTCACAGTTTGTACTAAGTTGGCTGACTAGATGAAGCTGTGGTGCACTTGATGGTGAAATAACCTACTGGAACTGATTGTCTagactcacatatgaagaatgaccacttgagAAGTCAGAAAAGAAACATACACTGGAAAGTAATTTTGAAAATATACATTGCTTACTTAAGAAAATATTTAAGGTCACGAGCATCTGGACTCACTTGACCTCCTCACCTGCTTCCAAACCTGGGTATCAGTTTGTCACTGACTCCATCCTACATGATTCAACTTTATCTCACCACAGGACTCCCTCCTAATGTCTATTACCTGGTTTTAACATAGCTAACTTAATCTTGCATATAATCACATCTGTGCAGTTTACATTTCCTATGCCCATTCTTGCGTGTTTTGGCTGCTGCTCATCACTTCAATTTCACCgtgtcttttttaaaaaatttctttTCTCTTCACCCCTCTTATCCTGTGGTCATGCCTCCCTTCCCTTCTCCCCTCTCTGGTAATCTGCCTTCCCACATTCCTATTTCAACCCTTCAGCACTCCTCAACCTTCCGACTCTCCTGTTGTTGTCCCTGGTTTGACTCCTTCAATAATTCTACAGCTTTCCTCTGTGACTGTCTTGACATACCCCGAAGGGTCGATTGAGGCACTCATCATTGCTGCCTCCTTAAGAGCAGTAACCCCAGATGCCCCACCTACTCCATCACTAACCTTCTCATTCAGCACGTCTACTGGCTGCTAATCTCACCAACCTCCTTCCCATCCcactcactgctgaccctgtggactttgCCAGCGGATCAGCTAACACTGTCCCTCTCCACATTTTCCTCCAAACATCACTTTTGAATAGGGCCCTTGCCACCCATGGGCTTATAGTgaatgattgcatcaacatcatgacCTTGACAGAAACCTGACTGAGGGGTAATGACACCTTCGCCTTACTGAAGCTCCCAATTTGGCAATACATTCCACCACTTACCTTGCCCAAATCACCATGATGGCAGTATAGCCTTATCACCAGACCACACCTTGTTCTGTCCCCCTACTCTTCTGGCAACTTCTCCTCCTTGAGCATCTCACCTTATGCCACCCCTCTTGCTTCACTTAAAACTCTTGCACTACCACCCAACCAAGTAGCATGCCAACtttctcaccaagatatcttcatTGTTTTCTCTGCCTTTGCACTGAGTGACTCTGCATCCTCAATGATTTCAACCTTCATCTCATCTGATCATACTCTCTTCTCTGAATTCACTGCCCTCCTATTCTCCCCCAATCTCTCCCTTCACAAAAACTCCTACTTGTATTCACAGCCACCTTTTGAGCTTACTTCAATTGTGTCAGAGATGAGGCCATCTGATAATTTCCTTAGACCCTCTAGTCTACACCTACATCTCCCTCCCAACCCCATTTCCTTCTGTGACCACCACTGGTAGGacgaatgcagagagacaatataaaataaagggtacaattctaaaggggtgcaggagcagagagacctaggtgtatgtgtgcataaaaTCATTAAAGGTAGAAAacaggttgagagcacagttaaaGCATACAGCTTCTGagcctttattaatagaggcagagtacaaaaataaggaagttatgctaagcgaaaagcaaaatactgcagatactagaaatctgaaataaaaactaagtgctggaaatattcagcaggtctggcagcatctgtgaagagagaaacagagttatgcttcaggtctgtgaccattcatcagcattctgatgaaaggtcacagacctgaaacattaactctttcgctctccacagatgctgccagacctgcaacttattccagcacttagtttttattttatcttgaagttatgctaaacttgtataaaacacttgttcggcctcaactggaacagCGTCTAGTTCTGAACGcgacactttagaaaagatgtgaaggcattagagagtacAGAAAAGTGTCACGGAAATAGTGCCAGGGATGAGGAAgtccagttatgtagatagattggagaagttggggcggtTTTCTTAGAAGAGAttaaatagaggtattcaaaatcatgacggatctggacagagcagatagggaaaaactgttcccattggtggaacgaTCGAGAACAAGTGGGCACAAAtttaagggaattggcaaaagaagcaatagggaCATGagtaaaaaccttttcacacagcaagtggttagaatctggaatgtagtaaccgagagtgtggtcgaggcaggttcagtcgaggcattcaagagggaatttgattgttatctgaaaaggaagaatgtgcagggctacggggagtaggtgagggagtggcactaggtaaattgctccttcagagagccagctgacatgatgggccgaatggtctcctgtgctgtgacAGTTCGAGATGTTAATTGCAATTGCACTTGAATTCTCAACTCTCGTGTCTTCTTTGGCCCTCTAttcatgacatttctgcagctgctgatcTGCTCAATCACATATACCTCCATCTGTGATGCCCTTGTCCCAACAATCATTACTCTCTCTCGCACACTTGTATGGCCCTCAGCTCCACTCTATTAAGTCCAAAAGACCCAGACTTGAACGTCTATGGGCAaataactggtttagccattcatcaaCAGGTTTGGCTGGAGCACATAGAGCCCCATCAGGTCCCGCTCTCGTTTGCCAAAaccgctcactattccaggatcatcttggaattaAAAGATAGCCCCCGGCTTCTTTCCTCGACAGCAAACGGTCTTCTTAAACCTCTTTCCCTTGCCCCTTCAATCCTCACCGGTAAGCGTGAGGAGTTCATGGACCTACCGATTAGctgtctgccacttccctcccttccccagccCACCAGACCAAACTTCATCTAAAGTTCCCTTCTGCCTGAGCCCTGAACTCACTTCCAATGTTCCCGCCAAGTTCCACACGTGCATGGTCTCACAGCAACCTGGAAGGTACCTTGCAAGCCTTGTTCCATATTAAGTAACATAATTgtgcaaaaaaaaatttaaaaggtaCTGCACATTGGGAAAAACTGGCTGCAggcaacaaattttttttttttttttaaacaggtaaCATTGCTCTCAGGTTTCTCTCCTATTTCACCTCTTTCCCTCTAAGCTCATCTCATCCGTGAGATCCACCTCCTGCCTCCTCGACCCCATTCAATTCCCACTGAACTGAAAACCTTTACTTCCAGGCTCCCATTGTGGTTAACCAATATGGTTAACAGTGCTCTCTCTTtaggtactgtccctctctcatagaatgtttatggcacagaaagaggccacttggcacattgtgtctgtgctggccaaaaaaacgatccacccattctagtcccatcttccagcatttggtccatagccctgcaggttacggcacttgaggtgaatatccagacttcttttgaatgagttgagggtttctgcctcaactaccctttcaggcagtgagtttcagaccctcaacaccctctgggtgaaaacatttttcctcatctcccctataatctttctaccaatcactttaaatctatgccccctagtcactgacctctctgctaaggtaaataggcccttcaactccactcaattCAGGTccatcaaaattttgtacatttaaatcaaaatctcccctcagccttctccattcCGAGGaggacaaacccagcctatccaatctttcctcatagctgcatttttccagtcctggcaacatactcgtaaatctcctctgtatcctctcgaaagtaatcacatcctttctgtaatgaggtgaccagaactgcacacaataatcaaatggtggcctaaccaatgatttgtaaagttccagcataacctccctgctcttatattccatacctcggctaataaaaggaaAGGATTGCATATGCTTCCTTAACTACCTTattgacctgccctgctaccttcaggaatctgtagacattcactccaaggtccctcactttctctacacctgtcagtatcctctcattaatcgtgtattcctttgtcttgtttgacctccccaaatgcatcacctcacatttctccaggttgaattccatttgccacttttctgcccatctgtccagaccatcaatatcttcctgcagcctccagctatcctcctgTCACATGCCAATCTTtgcattgtctgcaaacttcttgatcatgccccctacatttatgtccaaatcattaatatagaccacaaaaaggggacccactactgagccctgcagaatgccactggaaacacatGCCACATAGCACAGGAAGTGCACTATTAAAGTTGAAGCAActttgccattcctttatttattagttgaccctttgctgctGCTAAAAAAAAATGTTACCAATACTAAAACACCTTAGAACTAATAAAACTGTACTAGAACTTGGTGTttattttcattattttattttatcttctaTTTAGTTTACATTATATTTTACTTTCAAGTGTTAAGGTAGATCTATTTAAAAAATCTTAACGCTGGTATCCTAAGCAAGCTGCTAACACAGAATAGGCTCACCAGCTGTTCCCTTCTGCTTCTGTGCCTTAGTTATAAGGTAGTTACATCAATTTtccttcaaatctgtcatcacccctctcctcaaaaacccaACCCTTGACactaccatccttgcaaactaccattgcatctccaacctccctttcctcgccAATGTCTTTGAGCGTGTTGtcttccaaatctgtgcccatctttgctGAAACTCTATATTTGAAgcattccaatcaggtttccaccctgcccacagtaccaaaatggctcttaaagtcacaaatgacaccctgtgtgactgtgacaaaataaaactatccctcctcgtccttcttgaacTGTCTGCAGCCTGAGCCATggttgaacacaccatcctcctaaaatgcctctccaccattgtccagctgggtgggactgcacgcgccaggttccattcttaactacttaatcgtagccagagaaccaCCTGCATTGGctgctcttcctgctcccacaccattacctctggtgtcctccaaggactCCTTGGGCCCTCtcccatttctcatttacatgccacCGCTCAACAACATTCAAAAACACAAGGGTCAGTTTACacttgtatgctgatgacacccagctctacctcaccacctctcaTGACCCCTCCATTGtttctaaattatcagattgctagtCCAACATCTAGTACTAGGTGGGAAGATTGAAACCATTGCCTTTGGTCTCCATTACAAACTCTGTTGCCTAACTACTGACTCCAGCTATCCTCCCTAGCaaatgtctgaagctgaaccagactgttcgcaacctgacAACAGCGTTGTAACTGACCAAAATGAACTTCCGACCACATACTCATACCATCACCAAGActgactatttccacctccataacactgGCAGTCTCCATCCCTACCTCaggttatctgctgctgaaaccctcaaccatgctcTTATTACCTCTaggctcaactattccaatgcataCCGATTGGCATCCCACAttccaccttctgtaaacttgggtctgctgcccgtgtctttttattcatttgtgggatatggacgttgctggctcggccagcatttattgcccatcactaatttcccttgaactgagtggcttgctaggccatttcagaaggaatTTAAGAGtccaaccacaatgctgtgggtctgaagtcacatgtagcccagaccaggtaagggcagcagattttcttcccttaaaGACATTagggagccagatgggtttttgcaacaatcaacaatggtttcatggttgcctttaggctagcttttaattccagatttattaattgaattcaaaattcaccatctgccatggtggaattgaacccatgtccccagagtattagcctgggctctggattactagtccagtgacattaccactatgccaccacctccctactcataccaagtcctgttcacccatcatctcaatgcttgctgacctacattggttcccagttatgcaatgcctcaattttaaaaaccTTAATTTTGTTTTCAAGACGGGCTCACTCCTCTATCTTAAGTCCAAGAGATAGAGACTTAAACCGCTATAGCAAACAACTGATTtggccattcactgccagatctggctggaccacataaagcaccgtcaggtcctgctcttgtctgccaAAACTACTCATGATTTCAGCACTATTCTGAAATGCCAAGATAACCCTGGCTTCTCTTCTACACTGCAAACTATACCCTCTCCTCCATCCTCACCAACAAGaaatgcaaggagctcatgggCTTCTTTATCACTTTGAGAACATCTGTTCAGCTgcgtctgccacttccctcccttcttcTAGCACACCAGGAAAGATTTCCCCCAATATTCACCCTTGCCTAGCCCCAACTTCACATTTCTCTAgcatctcccttcatgccctctgAGCACATCTAGTCCATAAGATGCACCTA comes from Heterodontus francisci isolate sHetFra1 chromosome 5, sHetFra1.hap1, whole genome shotgun sequence and encodes:
- the tyms gene encoding thymidylate synthase, whose product is MQRQSDEYQYLQHIQNILETGSQKDDRTGTGTISVFGLQARYNLRDSFPLLTTKRVFWKGILEELLWFIKGSTNSNELSEKGVRIWDANGSRDFLDKQGFAYREQGDLGPVYGFQWRHFGAEYKDMYTDYSGQGVDQLQNVIDTIKNNPEDRRIIMCAWNPKDLPQMALPPCHALCQFYVVNGELSCQLYQRSGDMGLGVPFNIASYSLLTYMIAHVTGLKPGDFVHTLGDAHIYKNHIEALKIQLHREPRPFPKLKILRNVENINDFKPEDFKLEGYDPHPTIKMEMAL